AGTATCACAAGTGTTAAAAGTAACGCCTCCACGTGCTACGCTGTCGTTCAatttgcttttcttttcttttttttatgttgTAACAAAATGATATAGCTGGGCCACTTTCCCAACTCTTTTTTTTAATAGATAAAACAGGGCTCACCCTGTTAGATACATGCCTAAAAGTCTACAATCAGACATATTACACATACTTTCCAAAAGAGGAGAAACTGCACTTTCATCCCAGTAGTTACATATTTGTTACGTTAAACACATTTTTATTAATCTAACCGGATAGAAGTTTTCCAAAAGAGGGATTATACTTATAGAGTTTACCCCTTTAATACATAGATTGTTTGTACCGTTGCCTGCATGCAACCTTTGTGATAAGTTTTTCGCTGTAATCAGCTTGTTTCTTATAGCTTCCATGACTTTCTCATTGTCACTCTCCAATTGAACTTCAGGATGGTTGAGTTGATGTAACCATTGGATCGTCGTAGAAGCTGCCTCCTCCTCTACATCTTTTCCTGATATTCCTGATATGTAGTTGCACCTTGCTCCAAGATATCCTCCTGCATTATTTGATACCATTAGTGCCAGGCCACCATTAAGGTTATTTCTACTTAAAACATAAGACAAAGAAACCTTTATTGTAGTCCACTCTATTTTACTAGGTTTTGATCTTATTACTATTAAAAGAACTTCTTCATGTTTCTTTACTCTTATCGACTTCCTAATTCTACTTATTAGGCAAGTTATGTTGTTCCCTGTTCTCATATAATCTAGTTTTATTTCCCTAAACACTAAATCACATCTTGCTTTCCAAATCTCCCATAGCACACAGGTCAATATTTCAGGCCATTGAAGTTTCCCCTCCTGATTTCTATATATGCTATCGAACTAGTTAGCCAATAATGAAAGTTATCATAATCATTTATCCACATGCTAGCATTCAGCCCTAAAAACATTAAAAACAGAAATGGAAAAATCACAGTTCATAAATAGATGAGTTAGAGTTTCTTCCTGCTTCCCAACATGGGGCATGTCTTGTTTATGTAACTtagaatccttcatattttctcattcAGAGGTAGAATGGAGTGGGCACACTTCCAAATAAAAGTATTTATCTTAGGAGGTATGTTCATATCCCATATCATTCTCCAAAACTTTCTTTGTACCCTGTTTTCTGTGTGGCCTTTCCTAACCATCTTCCCATATAGTGACTTTGTTGTGAACTTCCCGTTCTTTTCCAGCTTCCATACTACTTCATCCTCCATATCCTCTTTGATCTCAATCTTCATGACAATACTCACAATTCTGTCCTCTAGGTATTGATGTAGCTTGTTGATATTCCAAGTCCACTTCTCCACATTGCAATTCATTAGCTCATACAAATGAGTTATTCTTGAGATTTGATTACTTGGTTCTATTAACAACTCCTCTTGACCTAGGTATCATTTGTCCATCCAAACTTTAATTGTAACCCCATTACCAACTACCCATTCCACATTTTCAGCTATTCTTTCCACTTCTCTATTGAGGTTTTTCCAGACCCACGAAGCTTTTGGTGAGCAAACATTTGACTTGTCTAGGATATTTGTTTCCGGGTAATACTTATGCTTATAAATTTGCGCCCATAGAGAGTCAGGATCCTTGAGCAACCTCCAGTTCACCTTTGCAAGCATAGCAGCATTAAACAAACGATTATTCACAAAACCCATTCCTCCCATATGGGCTTGCACACACCAGCAATCCACGCCTTGGGATAAACaccttttttttccattttcatctTTCCCCCAAAAGAAATCTCTCTGCAACTGATCTATCTTGTTAATTATAGCAATTGGAACTTTAAAGCAATTCATTTTGATATAAAGCCACAGTGTTAGAAGAAGCATGTATTAAAACAGATTTACCAGCAGTAGAGACTGTTTTGCATTTCCAATCCTAAGCTTAGCTTCCACCCTTTCAATAATTTTTTGAAAGGATTTAACTTTAGAGACATGAGTAAACAAGGGAGACCCTAGATACTTATCATTGAAAGAAATCCTATTTACCCCTAGGATTCTAGTGACATTATCTATTGTGTTCTTATGGGTGTTCGGGCTAAAGAAAATGCCTGATTTTTCCAAATTTATAAGTTGTTCGGAGGATTTGCTAAATTCATTTAAAACATTCAAAATATTTTCAGCCTCAACAAACTTAGCATTGCTAAACACTAACAGGTCATCAGCAAATAACAGATGGGATATTGGTGGGGCATTGCACCCCACCTTTATTCCATGTAAAAGGATGTTATCTTCAGCATTAGAAATGACTCTCGAGAGCAATTCCATGCACAGGATAAATAGATAGGCGGATAGAGGATCCCCCTGTCTTAGCCCTCTCGTGGCGACAAATTGCTCACAGGGCATACCATTTAACAAAACAGCTGCAGAGACAGTACTAATACATTGATGCACAAGATTACACCAAGTATTGCTAAAACCGAGtttttccataattttttttaacaaactCTATTCGaccctgtcaaaagcttttgacatgtcgATTTTGATCCCCATCAAGAAATCATTTCCACGTTGAGCTCTCATTGTATGAATAAGCTCATGAGCTATGAAAATATTGTCTGATATCTGTCTACCATGGATAAAAGCTGCTTGGTATGGAGATATTATGTGAGGCAAAACACATTTCATCCTATTTGCTAGAATCTTAGACATGACTTTGTAAATGGTATTACTTAAACTGATTGGTGTATAATCACTAGCCGCTTGTGGAAAATCAATCTTAGGGATCAGAGATATGAAAGTAGcatttatctctttgagaatgtaCCCCGTGGTGAAAAATCTTTTCACCATGTTATACACATCAGTTCTCAGCACCTCCCAGTTCATTTGAAAAAACCTAGGAGTAAAGCCATCAGGTCCTGGGGACTTGTCCGGCTCCATAGAAAAAACAGTATTTTTGACCTCTTCCATGTCTGGGATCCTAGTAAACCGAACATTATCATCTTCAGTAATTTGTTGTTTTATGCAATCCAAGTAACTAGTGTCAGTGACAGGATTAGAATAGAAGCAACAGTTTTAAAATGGCTAGTAATCACAGCCGACACTCCTTCACTCCCCTCTACCCAGTTCCCATTACTATCCTTTATAGTCtcaattttatttcttctatACCTATTTACAGATTTTCTATGAAAGTAGGCCGTATTTTTATCTCCTAGTTTTATATCCTGTTCTCCACTCTTATCTTTCCAAAAAATTTCTTCCACCTTAAACCAATGTTCTACCTCTCCTTCTAGATTTCTTATTGTTTCACTTCTGTTTATGAGTTGTGTGTTATTGGTAGCATTCATGAGAATATTTTTGGCTTTGGACAGGTTGGTTTTGATGTCTCCAAAAGAAGTTCTATTCCATATGTTAATCTTTTTCTTGGTGTAGCTGAGACGCTTGACCAGTTTGTATTGATTGCTTCAATTCACCTGACAATtccagttgttgttgatgatctcCTTGCATTCAGGTTCCTTTAACCAAGTTCCCAAAACTTTAAAAGGTTTTTTTCCagtgtttgtttgtttttgggTGTTGAGCATGATGGGTGAATGATTTGAGCCAACTGGAATTAAATGAGTTAGGATTGCTAGCCTATTCGCGCTTTTCCATTGCGGATTAGCTAGTGCTCTATCCAACCTGACTTCGGTGAGATCTTCATCTTTTCTTTTGTTGGTCCATGTGAAAGGATATCCCACAAATACCAAGTCATGTAGGTTTGAATCATCCAGCAATAACTTGATTCTGTCAGCTTCCGCTCCGTTAAAAGTTCCAGGCCCTTTCTTCTCATATGCACTTAGAGTCAGATTCAAGTCTCCGATTACCAACCATTCACTATTGAGACAGCTTCCATTATGTGCCATGTAACTCCAGAAAACATATTTTTGACTCCACTCAAATTGACCATACACACATGAAATTAGACTTTCCTTATTTGTTGTTGTGTCTGTAACATGTCAGTTAATAACATTTTTGAAATAACATCCCACCCTGAGTTTGATTCCCAACTTCCATGCAACAACCAACCCCCCTGCTGCACCTATAGGATCCACTAAAAATAAATTTCTATATCCCAGATTTCTAATGATTGGGCTAACAAAACTTCTCTCATTTTTAGTTTCAGAAATGAACAAGATATCAGGGTCATTTGCTTTAATCAATTCAGCAAGATAAGTTTGGGTTAAAGGATTCCCAATTCCTTCATAGTTCCAAGCAATAATTTTCAGATTTCTCATATGGTGCATGTAATGGTTGTTATGTACATGGAATTTAAAGCAATGTAACAGGGAATTTCTGATCATGCTACTATCTTTTTCGACACTGTTATTCATGATTTGAAAGAAAAAGGCATCATTAAGATAACACATAATTGgagttttaggttttggaaagaCAAATACCTGGAGCCCAAAGTTTGTGGTATTTTTGCTAGTTCCATCCATGCGTCCATCATCACCTTCCGTGTTTTCCCCACTGCTAGTAGCATGCCGGATCACCGTGTTACCTCTTGGAAAAGGAGAGTTGTTAACAAAATCAGGATTGATGTCAAAGGATTGGTTCAATGGATTTATGGCTTTGGTTTTTGTGGTTCCAATGTTGAAACTGAGGTCCTGTTGAGAGAAAAGAGTTTGGTTGCCCATAGTATTGATGTTTTTTCTGTTTGGCCTCTTGTGCATATCTTCTTGTTCCTTTGTAGTCTTCTCACTTATCTTCCTCTTTGTTCTCAAATTTTCATTGTCACTCCCTTTTACGATGCTTGATCTTGCCTTTGGTATGTTGTTTTTCCTTCGGTTTGTTTTGTTTCCTGGTTTCATTGTAGTGTTTCCTCTGGTTTCATGTGGGTTTTGTTGGGCTACATCTGGCAATGTGGTAGTGGATGTTGTTGATTGGAAAAACAGAGGTGTGAGTGGTGCTCGATCTAGCAGATCAGTGTAGCTGATTGAATTGAAATTCATCATGTCAGGGAATATATTTGGAGCAATACCTTTGCTAGGAAATTATCCTCTTAGTAACGGGCCTTTGCTAGGCTGATTCATGTCACTAGTTTCTCCCTGCTGGTTGTTTTCAACAATTGCTGCATCTTTTTTCCGTATCTCATTGCCTTTTCTAGGCTCAGTACCGACTATGTCACCGCCTTTGCTAGGCTGACGTGCATATTTTTTCCGTATCTCATTGCCTTTGCTAGGCTCAGTATTGACTATGTCACCACCTTTACTAGGATGATGCGTGACTCTTATGGTCAAACTCTGATTCTCTCTTTGTTGCAGTATCTTGCTAATTCTTAGATCAACGTCATGGCTAGTCTCAGGAATATTTTTTCCCTTTCCTTTGTTCAGTTGAGAGCTAGTTTTCTATGTTACCATCTGATCTCCTGAGTCTTGCATAACAGCATCAACTATTGGTATCGCAGTATTTTTTTCTTGGGACACTGCACCTTCCAATCTCCTCATACTTCCGCTAGTACCTGGGATATCTGCTCCTTTCATTCCCATTGTAGCAT
The nucleotide sequence above comes from Papaver somniferum cultivar HN1 chromosome 8, ASM357369v1, whole genome shotgun sequence. Encoded proteins:
- the LOC113306496 gene encoding uncharacterized protein LOC113306496 encodes the protein MEKLGFSNTWCNLVHQCISTVSAAVLLNGMPCEQFVATRGLRQGDPLSAYLFILCMELLSRVISNAEDNILLHGIKVGCNAPPISHLLFADDLLVFSNAKFVEAENILNVLNEFSKSSEQLINLEKSGIFFSPNTHKNTIDNVTRILGVNRISFNDKYLGSPLFTHVSKVKSFQKIIERVEAKLRIGNAKQSLLLIDQLQRDFFWGKDENGKKRCLSQGVDCWCVQAHMGGMGFVNNRLFNAAMLAKVNWRLLKDPDSLWAQIYKHKYYPETNILDKSNVCSPKASWVWKNLNREVERIAENVEWVVGNGVTIKWTWNINKLHQYLEDRIVSIVMKIEIKEDMEDEVVWKLEKNGKFTTKSLYGKMVRKGHTENRG